In Paenibacillus sp. BIC5C1, a genomic segment contains:
- a CDS encoding MDR family MFS transporter, whose translation MVKSNKLGVILAGLLLAILMASMDNTIVATAIGTIVGDLGGFDKLMWVTSVYMVAEMAGMPIFGKLSDMYGRKRFFIFGIIVFMIGSALCGTADSIIQLSIYRAIQGIGGGALMPIAFTIMFDVVPADKRGKVGGLFGAVFGLSSIFGPLLGAYLTDYIHWSWIFYINLPLGLIAFVMIAFFYKESVEHSKQKIDYFGAFTLVASIVCLMFALELGGKEYAWNSSMIVGLFAAFAVLMTAFVFIERRVAEPIITFSMFKNRLYSTSNLMAIFSGAAFITASIYIPIYIQGVLGGSATNSGLVLLPMMLGSVVTAAGGGAMLTKLRYRSIMLPTLALLVIGIALLTTLTTDSSRFMVTIFMILVGLGIGSSFSVLSNAAIHGFSARQRGSASSTLNFNRELGMTLGITVFGIVQSHVFTSKLVSFFGNSNGSEQGGGVNLSDPSLVLKPDTRADIPAPMLDKITEALSSSIVHTFAWAIIPAVIALLAAWFMSKEKFDPASESDEYFASH comes from the coding sequence ATGGTAAAAAGCAATAAATTAGGCGTTATTCTTGCAGGCTTGCTGCTTGCCATTCTTATGGCTTCGATGGATAACACCATCGTTGCCACTGCAATTGGTACCATCGTAGGTGATCTTGGCGGATTTGATAAATTAATGTGGGTCACCTCTGTCTATATGGTTGCAGAGATGGCGGGTATGCCGATCTTCGGTAAACTATCGGATATGTATGGGCGCAAGCGATTTTTCATTTTTGGAATCATTGTATTTATGATTGGTTCTGCATTGTGCGGGACGGCGGATTCCATCATTCAGCTCAGTATTTATCGTGCGATTCAGGGAATCGGCGGCGGGGCGTTGATGCCGATCGCATTTACCATTATGTTTGATGTCGTTCCCGCAGACAAACGGGGTAAGGTGGGGGGACTATTCGGTGCAGTCTTTGGTTTATCCAGTATTTTCGGACCCCTTCTCGGAGCCTATCTTACCGATTACATTCATTGGTCCTGGATTTTCTATATCAACCTGCCACTTGGTCTGATCGCCTTTGTCATGATTGCATTCTTCTATAAAGAATCCGTAGAGCATTCCAAACAGAAAATTGACTATTTTGGCGCATTCACACTGGTAGCTTCCATCGTATGCCTCATGTTTGCACTTGAACTTGGAGGCAAGGAATACGCCTGGAATTCCAGCATGATCGTGGGTTTGTTTGCTGCGTTCGCCGTGCTGATGACTGCATTTGTGTTCATAGAGCGCCGAGTGGCAGAACCGATTATTACATTTAGCATGTTCAAAAATCGACTTTATTCCACCAGCAATCTGATGGCCATATTTAGCGGTGCAGCCTTTATTACAGCTTCCATCTATATCCCCATTTATATTCAGGGTGTACTTGGTGGATCAGCCACCAATTCCGGTCTTGTTCTTCTGCCGATGATGCTCGGATCGGTTGTGACAGCTGCTGGTGGAGGAGCCATGCTTACCAAGCTCAGATACCGCTCCATCATGTTACCTACACTCGCGTTGCTGGTTATTGGTATTGCCTTGCTGACAACGTTAACGACAGATTCCTCCCGATTTATGGTGACTATCTTCATGATTCTGGTTGGTCTGGGCATTGGGTCTTCGTTCTCTGTATTGAGCAATGCAGCCATTCACGGTTTCTCGGCAAGACAGCGTGGTTCGGCCAGTTCAACACTTAACTTCAATAGGGAACTCGGTATGACGTTGGGAATCACGGTATTTGGTATCGTACAAAGTCACGTATTTACGAGTAAATTGGTCTCCTTCTTTGGAAATAGTAATGGTAGTGAGCAGGGTGGTGGCGTGAATCTGAGTGATCCTAGCCTAGTCCTAAAACCGGACACTCGTGCTGATATTCCTGCGCCAATGTTGGATAAGATTACAGAAGCATTGTCCTCATCCATCGTTCATACGTTTGCCTGGGCCATCATTCCGGCAGTTATTGCTCTATTGGCTGCGTGGTTTATGAGTAAGGAAAAATTCGACCCTGCTTCTGAGTCGGATGAATATTTTGCTTCACACTAG
- a CDS encoding SDR family NAD(P)-dependent oxidoreductase, which translates to MSEQNGKVIIITGGASGIGKETALQLSDLGATIVIADFNEEGARKLATEIEAGGGTAGAYKVDVSKGDEIKALIDWTVEKYGTLSGIFNNAGIGLVKPFLEMDPESYHRVIDVDQHSVYYGMYYGAKKMVELNVQGTIVNTASIYGSIAAVGSFNYNAAKAAVVMMSKSGALELAEHGIRVVGVAPGFIETPILGDDKAMKDALATQHMRGELIQPEKVASVVTFLFSDAASAVNGTTVAVDDGFLSFKTK; encoded by the coding sequence ATGTCTGAACAAAATGGAAAAGTAATCATTATCACTGGCGGAGCGAGTGGTATTGGTAAAGAAACAGCGCTTCAGCTTTCGGATCTGGGTGCAACGATTGTTATAGCAGACTTTAACGAAGAGGGTGCGAGAAAGCTTGCAACTGAGATTGAAGCAGGTGGTGGCACAGCCGGGGCATACAAAGTGGACGTGTCCAAAGGAGACGAGATCAAAGCTCTGATCGACTGGACCGTAGAGAAATACGGAACATTGAGCGGTATTTTCAACAATGCGGGCATTGGACTTGTGAAGCCATTTCTGGAGATGGACCCGGAATCCTATCACAGAGTAATCGATGTTGACCAACACAGTGTGTATTACGGCATGTATTATGGCGCCAAAAAAATGGTTGAACTGAATGTACAGGGTACCATTGTAAATACAGCTTCGATCTATGGCAGTATTGCTGCGGTGGGAAGCTTTAACTACAATGCAGCCAAGGCAGCTGTCGTGATGATGTCCAAATCCGGTGCCTTGGAACTTGCCGAACATGGCATTCGTGTGGTTGGTGTAGCGCCAGGCTTCATTGAAACACCGATTCTGGGTGATGACAAAGCGATGAAGGATGCGCTTGCCACGCAACATATGCGGGGAGAGCTCATTCAACCGGAGAAAGTTGCGAGTGTTGTTACCTTCTTGTTCAGTGATGCTGCAAGTGCAGTGAATGGTACAACGGTTGCAGTAGATGATGGATTCCTCAGCTTCAAAACAAAATAA
- a CDS encoding sulfite exporter TauE/SafE family protein: protein MDTLLFVIMFILGLVGSFFSGLLGIGGAIINFPLLLYVPSLMGLEPFSAHEVSSISMFQVFFASLAGVVAYIRRTRKGEKSEALIHKGLVAYMGSSILVGSLIGGFISGHLNGEVINLIYGILAIIAIVLMLIPGKGTEGSAGQLTFNTYVAAGSALAVGIISGIVGAGGAFILIPIMLTVLKIPTRTTIASSLAIVFISAIGGVVGKIMGGDIPLEPIIYTVIGSLLGASLGSKVSSMINVRLLRYGLMVLIAITAVKVWSSIL, encoded by the coding sequence ATGGATACTCTGCTTTTTGTCATCATGTTTATACTGGGTCTGGTCGGTTCCTTCTTCTCCGGTTTGTTGGGTATTGGTGGAGCCATAATTAATTTCCCGTTGCTGCTGTATGTACCTTCTCTCATGGGACTGGAACCATTCTCGGCACATGAGGTGTCGTCGATCAGCATGTTTCAGGTGTTTTTTGCCTCACTCGCTGGTGTGGTTGCCTACATTAGGAGAACAAGGAAAGGGGAGAAGAGCGAAGCTCTTATTCATAAAGGTCTGGTAGCTTATATGGGCTCCAGTATTCTTGTCGGCAGTCTAATTGGCGGTTTCATATCCGGTCATTTGAATGGAGAAGTCATCAATCTGATCTATGGCATTCTGGCCATTATTGCGATTGTACTTATGTTGATTCCCGGTAAGGGAACAGAAGGCTCGGCTGGACAGCTGACATTCAACACATATGTTGCGGCAGGATCGGCTCTCGCCGTGGGGATCATTTCAGGAATTGTTGGTGCGGGTGGTGCTTTTATATTGATTCCGATCATGCTCACCGTGCTTAAGATCCCTACCCGGACAACCATTGCTTCTTCACTTGCGATCGTGTTCATCTCCGCCATTGGTGGGGTGGTGGGAAAGATTATGGGTGGAGACATTCCGCTGGAGCCGATTATTTATACGGTTATTGGGAGTCTGCTTGGTGCTTCACTCGGTTCCAAAGTAAGCTCAATGATTAATGTGAGACTGCTTCGGTATGGACTGATGGTTCTTATTGCCATTACAGCGGTAAAGGTATGGTCTTCGATATTGTAA
- a CDS encoding polyprenyl synthetase family protein, translating into MNNVLTDQADAGYRLAEQKAAQYFTSLHEQLLNNTYTTALTQDIHLWQKKHIQSFSWLSFLSTSRKKPDSRDAHRYIHWLNVTGKLDDYLDRSISYIYMRDLGKALDSSDTQARIQRVAQDTKAYFMRSNTTHHKESPDYISLAALYRWAQKENVETAVIWVISKLKNVASNIPKELDAEQAQRKLLKIILGVVLHVNDDMNDETPQAERSERLDAAIRLGYSYGLTYPFIDDLLDSQALTAQEKEQYSLLIRNALLTGIVPDIGEWKGANLQVIQYVHSELRDAFEYIKNYQRPETQRTFFEQSYVFFQSQEIDRAKKLSNANYSNEELYIPIIIKSSSSRLIVRSVLSASADEGFDLRTFYYGIYNQLADDFADMFDDMEDGAVTPYTYYLKYRDLRPDLINPYELYWAVISYLIHEVYHSDAKTREVILDRAINGLKRCRARLGQEQYNEVMNIFASGQPEFNRLIQQMVRKADDVDFLDKLLRDQVILQLQNDKREKQDFLDTIRTVREQINIELQISKPGGLPEMKGTLIDAANYSLQGDGKRLRPILTWVMGVREYGLHESSIIPLLRSLEYMHTASLIFDDLPTQDNASTRRGRSTLHQVHNSATAELTGLFLIQKAIGEQSSLNQFDAATVLTLIQYSAEKAEDMCMGQAMDLNAKGKTLTLEQLNMICFYKTGIAFEAALVMPAILAQVKDVEIEALIKFAYHAGIAFQIKDDLLDLEGDHRILGKPAGQDVRNNSSTFVSILGEDGAKKEMWEHYCLATDALNEMPKPISFLRHLLDYIIGRER; encoded by the coding sequence ATGAATAACGTACTTACAGATCAGGCTGATGCAGGATATCGGCTGGCTGAGCAGAAGGCAGCTCAGTATTTTACTTCTCTTCATGAACAACTTCTGAATAACACGTATACAACTGCGCTTACGCAAGATATTCACTTGTGGCAAAAGAAACATATTCAATCTTTTTCCTGGTTATCTTTTTTATCAACAAGTCGAAAAAAACCGGATTCCCGGGATGCTCATAGATATATCCATTGGCTGAATGTTACAGGCAAACTGGATGATTACCTGGACCGCAGTATTTCTTACATTTATATGAGAGATCTGGGCAAAGCACTGGATTCCTCGGACACGCAAGCACGCATTCAGCGTGTTGCTCAGGATACCAAAGCGTATTTTATGCGTTCAAATACAACCCATCACAAGGAAAGTCCGGATTATATCAGTCTGGCCGCCTTGTATCGCTGGGCTCAGAAGGAGAACGTGGAAACAGCCGTTATCTGGGTCATCAGCAAATTAAAAAATGTCGCTTCCAATATCCCCAAAGAACTGGACGCAGAACAGGCACAGCGCAAACTGCTCAAGATTATTCTGGGCGTTGTTCTGCATGTGAACGATGATATGAATGATGAGACTCCACAGGCAGAACGTTCCGAGAGGCTAGATGCTGCGATTCGGCTTGGTTATTCTTACGGACTGACCTATCCATTTATTGATGACCTGCTCGATTCGCAGGCGTTGACTGCACAAGAGAAGGAGCAGTATTCTCTCTTGATTCGCAATGCGCTTCTCACCGGGATCGTGCCCGATATCGGCGAATGGAAGGGAGCCAATCTCCAAGTCATTCAATATGTTCACTCCGAGCTTCGTGATGCGTTTGAGTATATTAAGAACTACCAGCGCCCTGAGACGCAGCGTACGTTCTTCGAGCAATCTTATGTATTCTTTCAGTCTCAGGAAATAGACCGTGCCAAAAAACTGTCCAACGCGAATTATTCCAATGAAGAACTTTATATTCCGATTATTATTAAATCCTCATCCTCCAGACTCATTGTTCGCTCCGTGCTCAGTGCATCTGCGGATGAAGGGTTTGATCTGCGGACGTTCTACTATGGCATATATAATCAGCTCGCGGACGATTTCGCTGATATGTTTGACGATATGGAGGATGGGGCAGTGACTCCGTATACCTACTATCTGAAGTATCGTGACCTGCGGCCTGATCTGATCAATCCGTATGAGCTATACTGGGCGGTTATTTCCTATCTGATTCATGAGGTATACCATTCGGATGCGAAGACCCGGGAGGTCATACTGGATCGGGCTATTAATGGTCTAAAGCGTTGTAGAGCGCGTTTGGGTCAAGAACAATACAACGAAGTGATGAATATCTTTGCCTCCGGACAACCGGAATTCAATCGTCTCATTCAGCAAATGGTACGAAAAGCCGATGATGTTGATTTTCTGGATAAATTGCTGCGGGATCAGGTCATCCTCCAATTGCAAAATGACAAGCGCGAAAAACAGGATTTTCTGGATACGATTCGTACGGTTCGTGAACAGATTAATATTGAATTACAGATTTCCAAGCCGGGTGGACTTCCAGAGATGAAAGGAACGCTTATTGATGCAGCGAATTACAGTCTGCAGGGAGATGGAAAACGGCTTAGGCCGATCCTGACCTGGGTGATGGGTGTACGTGAATATGGACTGCATGAATCGTCAATCATTCCTCTTCTGAGATCACTGGAATACATGCATACCGCATCACTGATCTTTGATGATCTGCCGACCCAGGATAATGCTTCGACCCGGCGAGGCCGTTCCACCTTACATCAGGTGCATAATAGCGCAACAGCGGAATTAACAGGATTATTTCTCATCCAAAAGGCCATTGGCGAGCAATCTTCCCTCAATCAATTTGATGCCGCAACTGTGCTTACCCTGATTCAATATTCCGCTGAAAAAGCAGAGGATATGTGTATGGGACAGGCGATGGATCTGAATGCCAAAGGAAAAACGCTGACTCTGGAACAATTGAACATGATCTGTTTCTACAAAACAGGTATTGCTTTCGAGGCTGCACTTGTGATGCCCGCCATTCTGGCTCAGGTGAAGGACGTAGAGATTGAAGCCTTAATAAAGTTTGCGTATCATGCAGGTATTGCCTTTCAAATTAAGGATGACCTGCTGGATCTGGAAGGGGATCATCGGATACTCGGTAAGCCGGCAGGTCAGGACGTTAGGAACAACAGTTCAACCTTTGTATCCATTCTGGGTGAAGATGGTGCGAAGAAAGAGATGTGGGAGCACTATTGTCTGGCAACCGATGCGCTGAACGAAATGCCAAAGCCAATTTCTTTTCTAAGACATCTGTTGGATTACATCATTGGACGGGAGCGGTAA
- a CDS encoding PAS domain S-box protein: MQVQKVDHHELFEQIYNQAPIGIAIVAPTGQWMKVNPAFCSMLGYTAQELILLHYKEITHADDFAQDLKYERELCEGKSQEYRYEKRYIQKNGDILWISMHISLARNEVSGEPLYFICHVVDITDHKTTELKLLQTEEMFKLISDNAQEIIYIATFDGICRYCSPSIYKLLGYTPEEVVGNNNTAIFHPQDLDRVSQIDLSTGHMLNMQVQHKDGHSLWFETTYKVIGDSGQEQQILAIGRDISERKKHEEISAEAERIAMIGSWEWNMLNDHVSMSEQIFEIFEIDNNKLYKGSDIFAFMEQAEEQRLKECIEWVKTGQPLDFEYRHLGSNGKEKYLHLRGLITFDEYQQPIQLNGTLQDITERKLVEFKLQESVERYTSLKKYNHDAIISFDMDGNIINANPVAMKMTGCPVAEMIGTSICRFIGPYHLGLILNSQYEMAEKEINAVQHVNGSETEVLATLAPIIINEKNVGFYLIAKDITEQKKLLVAKETAERMNKAKSEFLAMMSHEIRTPMNGVIGMTDLLLDTPGLSGEQKEYIEIIQKSGDSLLAIINDILDFSKIESGKTDLVDEPFDLKEIVTETVKIVTPMIREKQLDLRLSLDDAIPVPLFGDAYRLKQVLTNIIGNAVKFTPEGSIEIEVKVIGQEYNDVQFQFKVKDTGIGIPVEKREHLFEAFYQLENFMTRKPQGTGLGLAISKKLVELMQGDIWIEDSDATGTTFMFTASFKASNMEDFNRYDLQQKKNKTDQLRILIAEDNEVNQLVLRRMIEKKGHLVDYVVNGIEAVEAVKRSAYDIVFMDVHMPRLNGFEATKAIKELMRPEACPYIVAVTANAVRGDMDKCLKAGMDAYVSKPIKSESIMQVMEEFYKIKKYPTAYN; this comes from the coding sequence ATGCAGGTTCAAAAGGTCGATCATCACGAATTGTTTGAGCAGATTTATAATCAAGCACCTATTGGGATTGCAATTGTTGCTCCAACAGGACAGTGGATGAAAGTGAATCCTGCTTTTTGCAGTATGCTGGGTTATACAGCTCAAGAATTAATCCTTCTTCATTACAAGGAGATCACCCATGCGGATGATTTTGCACAGGATCTGAAGTACGAACGTGAACTGTGTGAAGGAAAATCACAAGAGTACAGGTACGAAAAGCGTTATATTCAGAAAAACGGAGACATTTTATGGATATCAATGCATATATCATTGGCTCGAAACGAAGTCAGCGGTGAACCGTTGTATTTTATCTGCCATGTTGTAGATATTACGGATCATAAAACAACCGAACTAAAGTTGCTTCAAACGGAAGAAATGTTCAAACTCATTTCCGATAATGCACAGGAAATCATCTATATTGCAACTTTTGATGGCATTTGTCGTTATTGTTCTCCTTCCATTTATAAGCTGCTTGGTTACACTCCAGAGGAAGTGGTGGGCAATAATAATACCGCCATTTTTCACCCGCAGGACCTGGATCGTGTCTCGCAGATCGATTTGAGCACAGGTCATATGTTGAATATGCAGGTTCAGCATAAAGATGGACATAGTCTTTGGTTTGAAACCACTTATAAGGTTATTGGGGACTCTGGACAGGAACAACAAATTCTTGCCATTGGTCGGGATATATCGGAGAGAAAGAAACATGAGGAAATTAGTGCAGAAGCTGAACGGATAGCCATGATCGGCAGTTGGGAGTGGAACATGCTCAATGACCATGTTTCCATGTCTGAGCAGATATTCGAGATTTTCGAAATAGACAACAACAAACTGTATAAGGGCAGCGATATCTTTGCATTCATGGAACAAGCGGAGGAGCAGCGGTTGAAGGAGTGTATTGAATGGGTGAAAACGGGTCAACCGCTTGATTTTGAATACCGGCATCTGGGCTCAAATGGTAAAGAAAAGTATCTTCATCTGCGAGGATTAATTACATTTGATGAATATCAACAACCGATACAGTTAAACGGAACTTTGCAGGATATTACAGAGCGTAAACTCGTCGAATTCAAACTTCAGGAATCGGTGGAACGTTATACTTCACTCAAAAAATATAATCATGATGCCATCATTTCTTTTGATATGGACGGCAATATTATAAATGCCAACCCGGTAGCTATGAAAATGACTGGATGCCCGGTTGCGGAAATGATTGGGACAAGTATATGTCGATTTATCGGACCGTATCATCTTGGACTTATTCTCAATAGCCAGTATGAGATGGCTGAAAAAGAAATCAATGCTGTTCAGCACGTAAATGGTTCTGAGACAGAAGTTTTGGCAACGCTTGCGCCTATCATTATTAATGAGAAAAACGTAGGATTCTACCTGATTGCCAAGGATATTACGGAACAGAAAAAGCTTCTTGTAGCCAAAGAGACTGCTGAACGAATGAATAAGGCCAAAAGTGAGTTTTTGGCGATGATGAGTCATGAGATCCGTACACCCATGAACGGCGTGATTGGGATGACGGATTTGCTTCTGGATACGCCTGGACTTAGCGGAGAACAAAAGGAATACATTGAGATCATTCAAAAGAGCGGGGATTCACTGCTTGCGATTATCAATGATATTCTGGACTTTTCCAAAATAGAGTCAGGTAAAACCGATCTGGTGGATGAGCCCTTTGATCTGAAAGAGATTGTGACAGAGACGGTTAAGATCGTAACACCAATGATTCGGGAGAAACAGTTGGATCTTCGTTTAAGCCTGGATGACGCCATTCCTGTTCCCTTGTTTGGGGATGCTTACCGTCTAAAACAAGTCCTAACCAACATCATTGGTAATGCAGTAAAGTTCACCCCGGAAGGTAGTATTGAGATCGAAGTGAAGGTTATTGGACAAGAATATAATGACGTTCAATTTCAGTTCAAGGTGAAGGATACAGGGATTGGAATTCCAGTGGAGAAAAGAGAGCATTTATTCGAAGCCTTCTACCAATTGGAGAATTTCATGACACGCAAGCCTCAAGGTACCGGACTTGGACTAGCTATCAGCAAAAAGCTTGTAGAGCTTATGCAGGGGGATATCTGGATTGAGGATTCGGACGCTACGGGGACCACATTTATGTTTACAGCGTCGTTTAAAGCCAGCAACATGGAGGATTTCAACAGATACGATCTACAACAGAAAAAGAATAAAACAGATCAACTTCGAATTCTGATTGCCGAGGACAATGAGGTGAACCAACTTGTTCTGCGCCGGATGATTGAGAAGAAAGGGCATCTTGTCGATTATGTAGTAAATGGAATCGAGGCAGTGGAAGCTGTCAAACGAAGTGCGTACGATATTGTGTTCATGGATGTGCACATGCCTAGGCTGAACGGATTCGAAGCGACCAAAGCGATTAAGGAATTGATGCGGCCAGAGGCATGCCCTTATATTGTTGCGGTTACCGCAAACGCAGTTCGAGGGGATATGGACAAATGTCTGAAGGCTGGAATGGATGCTTATGTAAGCAAACCAATTAAAAGTGAATCCATTATGCAAGTGATGGAGGAGTTTTACAAAATAAAGAAATATCCCACTGCATACAATTGA
- a CDS encoding ABC transporter substrate-binding protein translates to MDTATTHYLRLATAKELSLQFHEAVPVTIESLSAALCCTPRNVKFILRKLEEQSFIHWQPGRGRGHHSEMTLLRSVNEALEESFLELMGRGKMKEAIELIGSTEKNDALRERLLNSLNKQMGFHSHAESSSGQDVLRMVRSRRLSELDPAFVYTAFETYLLGQVCSTLITYDAKTGTFLPDLAHMWEYNEDQRVWIFYLRKGVRFHHGRVMTSLDVQATLQRLCTVDSPFIWLYRDIERTEVVGDYCIRFYLSRPNRFFLNLLSCVSMTILPYDVDVSQQLIGTGPFRINEINETVLTISAFDAYYGIRPHLDRVDIWFVPNLGPYERHYELPGTDRLKLAADETGSNSVDYPATGCRYMLINFRKIGIHHQLEFRQAMRMVFDPVALVRELGSNRITPANSFLPWKSAEHAWRESSLEDARDLLHSSGYRGEKIILAYTVAKDQKEADWLKQRGASIGLCIELQPFVEFPNVRETSEADLIIAEEVLEDDWQFGMINFFINKRNYFHICLSPDLQSVFYRKMENFLQQNEEQRSSLLNEAEDLLRDNCWILYGCHMNKKALLNQSLFGLHTAEFGFMDISKLWIKNQ, encoded by the coding sequence ATGGATACAGCAACAACTCACTATCTGCGTCTCGCCACAGCAAAAGAACTTTCTCTTCAATTTCATGAAGCGGTTCCGGTAACGATCGAAAGTCTTTCCGCCGCCCTATGCTGCACTCCACGAAACGTGAAGTTTATTCTGCGCAAGCTGGAAGAACAAAGCTTTATTCACTGGCAGCCTGGGCGAGGCCGGGGACATCATTCTGAAATGACATTGCTGCGCAGTGTGAATGAGGCGCTCGAGGAGAGCTTTTTGGAACTCATGGGCAGAGGTAAAATGAAGGAAGCGATCGAGTTGATTGGCAGCACAGAGAAGAACGACGCTCTCCGGGAACGGCTGCTGAATTCATTAAATAAACAGATGGGATTCCACAGTCATGCCGAGAGCTCTTCCGGTCAGGACGTGCTTCGCATGGTAAGGTCACGAAGATTGTCAGAGCTGGACCCTGCCTTTGTGTACACTGCTTTTGAAACCTATCTGCTTGGGCAGGTATGCAGCACGCTAATTACCTATGACGCCAAAACAGGAACCTTCCTGCCGGATCTGGCGCATATGTGGGAGTACAACGAGGATCAAAGAGTTTGGATTTTCTATCTTCGCAAAGGTGTGCGATTCCACCATGGTCGGGTAATGACATCCCTAGATGTCCAAGCTACATTGCAACGCTTGTGCACTGTAGACAGTCCATTCATTTGGCTATACCGTGATATTGAGCGTACCGAAGTTGTCGGGGATTACTGCATTCGTTTTTATCTAAGTCGGCCTAATCGTTTTTTCCTGAACTTGCTTAGTTGTGTCTCAATGACGATTCTCCCCTATGATGTCGATGTATCCCAACAATTGATCGGTACCGGACCTTTTCGGATCAATGAAATAAATGAAACGGTGCTGACAATAAGCGCATTCGATGCCTATTATGGAATCCGCCCTCATCTGGATCGAGTAGATATTTGGTTTGTCCCGAATCTGGGTCCATATGAACGTCATTATGAATTGCCGGGAACAGACCGACTGAAATTGGCTGCAGACGAGACGGGGAGTAACAGTGTTGATTATCCAGCAACAGGATGCCGATACATGCTGATTAATTTTCGTAAAATCGGTATTCATCATCAACTGGAATTTCGGCAAGCCATGCGAATGGTTTTCGATCCAGTCGCTTTGGTGAGGGAACTGGGCAGCAATCGAATTACACCGGCAAACAGCTTTCTTCCCTGGAAAAGCGCGGAGCACGCTTGGCGCGAGTCTTCTCTTGAGGATGCACGTGACCTCCTGCACAGCAGCGGATACCGGGGAGAAAAAATCATCCTTGCGTATACTGTAGCTAAAGACCAAAAAGAAGCAGATTGGCTTAAACAACGCGGAGCAAGCATTGGTTTATGTATTGAGTTGCAACCCTTCGTTGAATTTCCCAATGTGAGGGAAACAAGCGAAGCCGACCTAATTATCGCAGAAGAAGTTTTGGAAGATGACTGGCAATTTGGCATGATTAATTTCTTCATCAACAAACGTAACTATTTTCATATTTGTTTATCACCTGATTTACAGTCCGTATTCTATCGAAAAATGGAGAATTTCCTACAGCAGAATGAAGAACAAAGGTCATCGCTGCTTAACGAAGCTGAGGATTTGCTCCGTGATAACTGCTGGATATTGTATGGCTGCCACATGAATAAAAAAGCATTGCTTAATCAAAGTCTGTTTGGTCTTCATACCGCTGAGTTTGGGTTCATGGATATCTCCAAACTATGGATCAAAAACCAGTAG